The stretch of DNA GTGAAAAAGAGAAAGAAAAAGAGGGGAAAAAAGGCAATATGCGCAATCACTTTTAAATTTTTACACAGAAATTTAAAGATACGCGAAGTTTTATCAAAAGGATATAAATGTGGAGCTTTCAAAGAGTATCTCATTTTATGAAGGTTGTGCCTTTTTAAAATGACAAGTTTGAAATTATAGTGGGGGTGCTTCGCGCAAAGTTTTTTCCTATCTATCAGTTTAAAAGGTATTACAAAGCATCGCAAAGATGAGAAAGTAAACATGGGATCTTGTTTGCGTATAGTGCTTTTTGAGAAGTGAAAAGAAGGAGGCAAAACATATTTTTGATTTTCGTTTAGTAAGTTATGAAGAGCGTTCATTTTCTTATATTGAAACTTGTGTATTCTTAATCTGAAAATTGCTTCAATATAAACTATAAAAATGCTGTATTATTCTTAATAAAAAAGGTCGTCCTAAAACTTATTGTAGTGTGCATGAGGTGGCAAGAGTTTTTTTGTATTTGCTAAATCTCTTTGTGGTAAAATCCATATTTTAAACCTTTTGTCATTGCTTTTTGGCTCCTTTCTTTTCAGTTGTCCGTGGGGTTCATAGAGGTTTTTCTAGCGTTAAGTTTGTGTTGGTTTGAAGCTCTGGTTATTTGCTGTATTCTGCTAAAAAGGGATTAAAACTCTTATACTTAAAATGAGAAGAGGCTTTGTGCAGAAAATCAGCTGTGGGGGTAGCGATGTCATCGGCAAAAACATCCAGCGTAGGGTTTTGGTAGTGATTGAGCTGTTTGCAATAAAACCCACATGTTTCACAAGTTTCAAAAAATATGCCATCGGGGAAAATGCCATTGGGAGTATTTTCAATTGTGTGGGTGGTAATCTTCTGCGTTGTTTCACAAAAAGTACATTGGGTGTATGGGGTATGCCATAGAGTGCCGCAATAAAGGCAAGAACAAACTTTTATGGTTCCATGTGGTTTTTGCTCTATAATGAGGTTGGCGGTATGGGTTCCGCTACAGGCGGGACAGAGGTTTTTTTGTTGTGAGGTTAAGCTTTGCGCATCAAGCTTTGAAGCGGCAAGAGAATACAGGATTTGCAATGCGCCGATGATGAAAAGATATTCTGCTAATTGTTGTTGGGGAAGTCTGTGGTTTAAGAGATTGTTTCCCCATAGGCGCCATTGGTCTTTCTGCTGTTGTGTATGTTTTAAAGCTTCTTGCCTTTTTGCTGAGAATCCTTGACTAGTGAGTGTTGGAGTTGACAGTCGTTTCAAAAAATCTTCAACAATGCTTTCATAAAAGCCCAAAGTAAGAAGTTTTGAGCGATCAAGAGGAAGGTCTGAAGTGGCACCAAAGTGACTAAGAGGAGAAGCAAAATCTTTAAACTTTTCGGTCGATTGTTGTTGGGCATCACAAAAATGAGCAGAAAAAAGCAGAGATTCTTTATTGGGATGGGATGTAGCTAAATGCGCAAAACGTTGTGCTCGTTTTACAAATAAAGTTTCTTTATGAGGTAGTATGACAAAAATTGGAGAGCTCATTA from Bartonella taylorii encodes:
- a CDS encoding formate dehydrogenase accessory protein FdhE produces the protein MSSPIFVILPHKETLFVKRAQRFAHLATSHPNKESLLFSAHFCDAQQQSTEKFKDFASPLSHFGATSDLPLDRSKLLTLGFYESIVEDFLKRLSTPTLTSQGFSAKRQEALKHTQQQKDQWRLWGNNLLNHRLPQQQLAEYLFIIGALQILYSLAASKLDAQSLTSQQKNLCPACSGTHTANLIIEQKPHGTIKVCSCLYCGTLWHTPYTQCTFCETTQKITTHTIENTPNGIFPDGIFFETCETCGFYCKQLNHYQNPTLDVFADDIATPTADFLHKASSHFKYKSFNPFLAEYSK